CGCCGAAGGGCTATCACCTGATGATGGAACAGCCGGCCAAGCCGCTCAAGATCGGCTCCACGATTCCGCTTACCCTCACCTTCGCCGACAAGACCACGCTCAACGTGGACTGCGCCGTCAAGTCGGCCGCAACGGTCGGCAAGTAAGACGCCCTTCAGCAAAAAAAAACGCGCCGGCTACGGCGCGTTTTTTTCATGAAGCAGACCTGGAACCCGAAGCTGCGATCAGGGCCGGTTGAACATGTCCATGATCTGCTTGCGTTCGTCGGTCGTGACTTGCGGCACCGGCGGCGCCTGCATGCCCGCCGGGCCGACGCCGCCCGCGGTCGTCGAATCGCCCGCCATCGGGTTCGTATTGTCGAGGCCGATGCTCGCGACGAAACCCGCGCCCGGCGTGCGGTCCGCATAGAACAGTTCGCCGTCGATCGTCGTCACGCCTTCGGGCATCGCCATCTGCTGTTGAGGGATGCCGCGCAACGCGCGCCCCATGTACTCGACCCAGATCGGCAACGCGAGTTGCGCGCCGAACTCCTTCGTGCCGAGCGACTTCGGCTGGTCGTAGCCCATCCACGCCACCGCGACGAGTTGATGCTGATAGCCCGCGAACCAGCCGTCCTTCGCCTCGTTGGTCGTGCCGGTCTTGCCCTGCAAGTCGTTGCGCTTGAGCACATTCGTGCCAGAGCCCGTGCCCGAAGTCGCGACTGTATGCAGCAGGCTGTTCATCATGTACGCGTTGCGCGGTTCGAGCGTTTGCGGCGCATTCGCGCCCGCGGTCAGCGGGTCGGCGCGCGAAATCACGCTGCCGCGCGCGTCGGCGACCTGCGCAATCAGGTACGGATTGATGCGATACCCGCCGTTCGCGAACACCGAATACGCGCCGCTCAACTGCAACGGCGTGACGAGCCCCGCGCCGAGCGCGAGCGGCAGATACGGCGGCGTCTTGTCCTTGTCGAAGCCGAACTTCTGCGTGACGAAATCCTGCGCGTAACCGGTGCCGATGTATGACAGGATGCGGATCGACACCAGGTTTTTCGACTTCTGCAGGCCGGTGCGCATGGACATGGGGCCGTCGGGCTGATCGTCGTCCTTCGGTTCCCAGGGTTCGCCGCCTGCGGGCGCCGGGAAGTACAGCGGCGCGTCGTTGATGATGGTCGCCGGCCCGAGACCCTTGTCGAGCGCCGCCGAATAGATGAACGGCTTGAAGCTCGAACCCGGCTGACGCCACGCCTGCGTCACGTGATTGAACTTGTTCTTGTTGAAGTCGAATCCGCCGATGAGCGCGCGGATCGCGCCGTCCTGCGGCACCATCGAGACGAGCGCGCCTTCGACCTGCGGCAACTGCGTGATCTGCCAGTTGTCCTTCGCGTCCTTCGTCAGGCGGATGACCGAACCCGGCTTTATCGCGAGCGCCTTCGACGCATTGCTGCGCAGCGCCGCGGCCACGAAGCGCAGGCCTTCGCCCGAGATCGTCGCCGTTTCGCCGCCGACGAACTGCGCGCTCACCTGCTTCGGGCTCGCCGCCGTGACCACCGCCGCGACGAGGTCGCCATTGTCCGGATGATCGACCAGCGCGTCTTCGATGGCTTCCGCGCGGTCATCCGCCGCCGACGGCAGCGCGATGTTGCCCTCCGGCCCGCGATACCCGTGACGCCGCTCGTAGTCCATCACGCCTTTGCGCACGGCGCGGTAAGCGGCGTCCTGATCGGCGGAATCGATGGTCGTCGTCACCGTCAGGCCGCGCGTGTAGGTTTCCTCCTTGTACTGCGCGTACATCATCTGCCGCACCATTTCCGCGACGTATTCCGCATGCGTGCCGTACTCGGTGCCCGCCGACTTCGTGTGGATTTCCTCGGCGACGGCCTGAGCGTATTGCTCGCGCGTGATGAAGTTGAGGTCCAGCATGCGCTTCAGGATGTACTGCTGGCGCACCTTCGCGCGCTTCGGGTTCACGACCGGGTTATACGCGGACGGCGCCTTGGGCAGCCCCGCGAGCATCGCGGCTTCGGCGAGTGTGATGTCCTTCAGATCCTTGCCGAAGTACACCCGCGCCGCAGCGGAAAAGCCATACGCGCGCTCGCCCAGATAGATCTGGTTCATATACAGCTCGAGGATCTGGTCCTTCGTGAGCGCGCGCTCGATCTTGTACGCGAGCAACATCTCGTAGACCTTGCGCGTGTACGTCTTCTCGCTCGAAAGAAAGAAGTTGCGCGCGACCTGCATCGTGATCGTGCTTGCGCCCTGCGAAGCGCCGCCATGCATCAGATCGGTCACGCCCGCGCGCAGAATGCCGACGAAATCGACGCCGCCGTGATCGTAGAAACGGTAGTCCTCGATCGCGAGGACCGCCTTCTTCATCTGGTCCGGAATGTCCTGAAAGCGCACCAGGCTGCGCCGCTCTTCGCCGAATTCGCCAATCAGCACGTGATCCGCCGTGTAGACCCGCAGCGGCACCTTCGGCCGGTAATCGATGAGCGCATTGAGCGAAGGCAGGTTCGGCTCCATCACCACAAGCGCGTAGCCGACGATGAGCGCGCCGACCACCGCCGCCACCGCCGCGAGCGAAGCGAGCAATGACGCGATGCGCGCGAACACCGAGCGGCCGCCGTCGCGGTCATTGCCACTGTTCCGGCCATTGCCTGCGTTGCGGCCATTGCGGCCATTGCCGCCGTCTCGCCCGTTGCCGCCGCCGTCACGGCCTGCGCCCGAGTCGTTGCGTGAGTCGTTCCAGCGCGGCTCGCGATCGTGTCGCGATGAATTCGAAGAGTCGGGACGTTTGATGATAGGCATGACTGGGATGGTTCGGCGCCGTCTCTGCGGTTACTGTGCGGCGTATCGATAGAAGCGGATCAAAGCGCGCACGGAAGGATTCAGGCGCGGCAAGAACCGGCGAGCCAATGGACGAGCCAGTTCGAGCGAAGGGCAACGGCACATTTTAAAGAATTCGGGCGGGCCGCTACAAAACACGCGGGCCTTTTTTGTAAGCAAATGCCGCCCCGCGCACGTTGCGCCCTCCCTCTACAACGTTCGCTTACCCACAGAAAGTGTTGAGAGCCTTGTGGACAACCCTATGAGAAAATAGCCAAGCCATTGAACGGACGCGGTTTTTCGTGCACGCTCATACGCTAATCGAAGAAGCGCGAGTCGTCTGCCATGCGGGACAGCGAGCACGCACAGCAGCCCCGCGAACCGATATGATGGATGCGTGCATGACCCGGCTTTTTTGCCGGCGAACGACCTGCGGTAACGAATTGACGCGGTCCCTTCACCGGGACGCGTACGCGATGTTTGCAATCGCCTTACTGTCTGCGAGCCGCTCATGACGACCAAGCCTACCGAACGCATCGTTGTTTTCGTGACCCCCGCGCAGAAGCTCGCCATCAGCAAGACGGCGGACGACCTCGGCATCAGCGTGAGCGAACTCATGCGGCGGGCGGTGCTCAACTTCAACGCGACGAGCGAGCAGATCAAAGTGGCGGGAATCGTCGACCGTCTGCGCGCGCCGAAGGCCCCCGATCCGCTCAATGTCGCGCTGCGCAGCGTCGCCGCCAAAGCAGCGGCCCGCGAAGCGCGTGAAGCCGCGGCGAGCGCGGGCAAGAGCATCGCGCGAACGCAGGCAGCGGCTGCCGCCGTAGCGGCATCGACAGCGGCAACGGCAAGCGTCCCCGTGAGCCGCGATGAAGCCGAAAGCGCCGGCGAAGATGCATCGCTCACCGGAAACGGACAGCTCGGCGGCTAGCGCTAGCCCTCCTCTCTCCCGCCACGGCGCGCGCCCGTCGCGCCGTTACATTCCTTCACGTTGATTAAGTCCAGGTTAAGTCGCGACGTGCTCTAATAAACGGGTAAACCCGCGCATGAATGCAACGTCCGCTTCGCTTGCATTCCCGACGCGGCGCCTCACATTCGATGCGCGGCGCACCCGCCGCGGTCTTCTCCAGGGAGATTCAACAATGTCGCTTTTCGATTCCATCACGCGCACCGTCAAAGGCCTTCTGAACGATGCAGCCGACACCATGCAGGACCCTTCGCGCGATTCCCGCCAGATCGTGCGCGAACTCGACGACAGCATCGCGAAGGCAGAAAACGCGCTGATCGAGATCGAGGCGCAAGTCGCGACGCAGCAGAGCAAGCGCGACGCCGCCGCCGAAAAGGCGAAGAAGTACGAAGATGGCGCGAAACGCGCGCTGCAAAGCGGCGACGAAGGTCTCGCACGCGAGGCGCTCGCGGCGCAAGCCAACGCGGAAACGGAACGCGACGCGCTCGCGGCCGAACTGCAGACGCTCGTGCCTTCGGTCGATCATCTCAAGCAGCAGATCGCCGACATGCGCCAGCGCCGCAACGACCTCAACGCGCGCTCGAACATCCTTCAGGCGAAGCAGCAGATCGCGCAGGCGAAGGACACGGCGGCAACGGCGCTCGGCGGCATCGGCGGAAAGAATCTCTCTGAAGATTTCCAGAAGCTCGAGGACAAGGTCCAGCTGTCGAACGCCCGCTCCGACGCGCGCCTCAACTCGGCTGACCAGAAGTCCGGCAAGGCGCTCGACGACAAGCTCGCGGCGCTCAATCGCGGGCCGTCGGTCGAAGACCGTCTCGAAGCCCTGAAAAAGCAGTTGAACACGCCGGCGCAGTAATCACGGTCAGTGCCGACGGCGCACGCGCATAACGTATCGGGTATCCGCCTTGCGTCGTCTCGGCAATCACCGGTCGCAGTATCGAATGGAGACGGGCGCGCAACGCTCGGCCCGCACATGAAAAAGACTTTGACGGCTCTCGCCTTATCGATCTCCCTCGCGCTGTCGGTGGCTTCGCCGCTCGCGCTGGCCGCCGTGCCGACCGCGCAGCAGGTCGAGCAATCGATGACGCAGGGCAACTGGCAGAAAGCCGACGCGCAGTTGAGCGAAGTGCTCGGCGCGCATCCCGACAACGCGCACGCGCATTATCTCTACGCGCAGGTGCTCGACCGCGAAGGCCGCTACAGCGACGCGCTCTCGCACTTGCAGCAGGCTAAGTCGCTCGATCCGTCGCTCGGCTTTACCGACGCATCGCGGTTCGCGTCCACCGAGGCGCGCATCCGCAGCGATGCGAACCGCACGAACGCGACGACCAATCGCGGTTCCAACGGCTCGGTCGCGCTGAATCCGTTCAACCAGGGGCAAGCCGCCGCGCCGCAGAAGCACGGCCCGTCCATGGGCATGTGGATCGGCCTCGCGGTGCTGATTGCGGCGATCGCGCTCGTACTGCGCTGGGGACTGCGGCGCGCCCGCGCGCGTGACGACGGGCGCAGCGAAGACGACCGCCGCGCCCAACTGAAGCGCGCGACCGAATTGCTCAACGACGTGCGCACGCTGAAGCTCGACGTGAGGCTGTCGACCGCGCCCGGTCACGAGGCGCTGCTGCGCGACGTCGAAGGCACGGAAACACAGTTGCGCGAGATGGTCGAGGCGCTCTCGAACGCGAAGAATCCCGTGCCGCCCTATGCGATCGAGGACCTCGAGAATCAGGTCGCGAGCATCAGGGCTCGCGCCGAAGGCCGTCCCGATCCTGCTGCGGCAAATGCCGGCGCGCAAGGCCAGTCGCCGTTCGCGCAGGAAGCCGAACGCTTCGGGCGCGATCAGCAGCCGCATGGTCAGCAGGCGCCGTATCCGCAGCAGGGACCGTATCCGCAGGGACCGTATCCCCAGCAAGGACAGCAGCCGCCCGTCATCATCCAGCAGGGCGGCGGCGGGTTCGGCGGCGGCATGGGCGGTCTCTTGACCGGTGTGCTGCTCGGCGAAGCGATGTCGCACGGACGCGACCGTGTGATCGAGCGCGAAGTGCCTGTGGAACGCCGCGACGCCGGCAACGACAACGGCGGGCTCGACTTCGGCAACAGCAACGGCGGCGGCCTGGACTTCGGCAACGGATCGAACGACTGGGACGACGGCAGCGGCAGCGGCGGCGGTCTCGACCTCGGGAGCAACGACGACAACTGGCGCGACACCTGAGTCGCCGCGTCGGACAACAAGCAAGGCCCCGCTCGCGGGGCCTTTTTCATGGGCGCACGCTTCAGCCGCCGCCGAGGAAACGCAGCAGCGCCCACAAGAACTTGAAGAAGCCGATGATGAATTCCCAGATGCGTTCGAGCTGATCCCACGTCGCCACGCGCAAGAACGTGTGCAGGATCATGCGGAAGAGCTTGAAAAAGGCATCGTGGAAAGAAAAAAGGCGGCTCGCGCCGCCTTTGCGATTAAGAAAAATCGCATGATAACCAATCAGCCGACGCTCCCGCGTGATCGCGGGAGCGCAGGCGTCAACCGGCGGACGGTTTCTCGCCCTGCTCCGGCGGCACGTCGTCGGTCAGCGCTTCCTCCAGCCGCTCGAAAACGCGCCGCGTCGCGCCACGCGCCTGAAGCGCGAAAAGCAGCAGCGAACGGCCCGTGACCTGATAGACATCGCCCGAATCGAACTGCGGCAGTTCCTCGCGGACCGGCGCGTTGGTATCGATCAGACAACTCCACTGATCCGGCCCGGGAATGTCCGGCAGCGTGAAGTCGACGACATCATGGTACGCGTTGACGATCAGCAGGAGTGTCGCGTCCGAAGCCGGCTTGCGAATGCCCGTGGCCTGCGCGCGGCCGTCGATCACGAGACCGAAGCAGTGCATGCCGGGATCGCTCCATTGCTCGGGCGTGAGCGCGTCGCCGCTCGGGCTGAGCCACTTCACGTCGGCCACATCCATGTCCTCGCGGACTTCACCAGTCAGGAACCGCTGGCGTCGCAGCACCGGCAGCGTGTGCCGCAGCGTCGTCAGCTTGCGCACGAACTCGGTCAGCGCGCGGCCGTCGTCGTCGATGCCTTCCCAGTCGACCCAGCTGATCTCGTTGTCCTGACAATACGCATTGTTATTGCCGTGCTGCGTGCGGCCGAACTCGTCGCCCGCAAGGACCATCGGCGTGCCTTGCGAGAACAGCAGCGTCGCGAGCA
This Caballeronia sp. LZ062 DNA region includes the following protein-coding sequences:
- a CDS encoding penicillin-binding protein 1A, producing the protein MPIIKRPDSSNSSRHDREPRWNDSRNDSGAGRDGGGNGRDGGNGRNGRNAGNGRNSGNDRDGGRSVFARIASLLASLAAVAAVVGALIVGYALVVMEPNLPSLNALIDYRPKVPLRVYTADHVLIGEFGEERRSLVRFQDIPDQMKKAVLAIEDYRFYDHGGVDFVGILRAGVTDLMHGGASQGASTITMQVARNFFLSSEKTYTRKVYEMLLAYKIERALTKDQILELYMNQIYLGERAYGFSAAARVYFGKDLKDITLAEAAMLAGLPKAPSAYNPVVNPKRAKVRQQYILKRMLDLNFITREQYAQAVAEEIHTKSAGTEYGTHAEYVAEMVRQMMYAQYKEETYTRGLTVTTTIDSADQDAAYRAVRKGVMDYERRHGYRGPEGNIALPSAADDRAEAIEDALVDHPDNGDLVAAVVTAASPKQVSAQFVGGETATISGEGLRFVAAALRSNASKALAIKPGSVIRLTKDAKDNWQITQLPQVEGALVSMVPQDGAIRALIGGFDFNKNKFNHVTQAWRQPGSSFKPFIYSAALDKGLGPATIINDAPLYFPAPAGGEPWEPKDDDQPDGPMSMRTGLQKSKNLVSIRILSYIGTGYAQDFVTQKFGFDKDKTPPYLPLALGAGLVTPLQLSGAYSVFANGGYRINPYLIAQVADARGSVISRADPLTAGANAPQTLEPRNAYMMNSLLHTVATSGTGSGTNVLKRNDLQGKTGTTNEAKDGWFAGYQHQLVAVAWMGYDQPKSLGTKEFGAQLALPIWVEYMGRALRGIPQQQMAMPEGVTTIDGELFYADRTPGAGFVASIGLDNTNPMAGDSTTAGGVGPAGMQAPPVPQVTTDERKQIMDMFNRP
- a CDS encoding plasmid mobilization protein — translated: MTTKPTERIVVFVTPAQKLAISKTADDLGISVSELMRRAVLNFNATSEQIKVAGIVDRLRAPKAPDPLNVALRSVAAKAAAREAREAAASAGKSIARTQAAAAAVAASTAATASVPVSRDEAESAGEDASLTGNGQLGG
- a CDS encoding PspA/IM30 family protein; translation: MSLFDSITRTVKGLLNDAADTMQDPSRDSRQIVRELDDSIAKAENALIEIEAQVATQQSKRDAAAEKAKKYEDGAKRALQSGDEGLAREALAAQANAETERDALAAELQTLVPSVDHLKQQIADMRQRRNDLNARSNILQAKQQIAQAKDTAATALGGIGGKNLSEDFQKLEDKVQLSNARSDARLNSADQKSGKALDDKLAALNRGPSVEDRLEALKKQLNTPAQ
- a CDS encoding tetratricopeptide repeat protein: MKKTLTALALSISLALSVASPLALAAVPTAQQVEQSMTQGNWQKADAQLSEVLGAHPDNAHAHYLYAQVLDREGRYSDALSHLQQAKSLDPSLGFTDASRFASTEARIRSDANRTNATTNRGSNGSVALNPFNQGQAAAPQKHGPSMGMWIGLAVLIAAIALVLRWGLRRARARDDGRSEDDRRAQLKRATELLNDVRTLKLDVRLSTAPGHEALLRDVEGTETQLREMVEALSNAKNPVPPYAIEDLENQVASIRARAEGRPDPAAANAGAQGQSPFAQEAERFGRDQQPHGQQAPYPQQGPYPQGPYPQQGQQPPVIIQQGGGGFGGGMGGLLTGVLLGEAMSHGRDRVIEREVPVERRDAGNDNGGLDFGNSNGGGLDFGNGSNDWDDGSGSGGGLDLGSNDDNWRDT